One segment of Opisthocomus hoazin isolate bOpiHoa1 chromosome 22, bOpiHoa1.hap1, whole genome shotgun sequence DNA contains the following:
- the SLC6A7 gene encoding sodium-dependent proline transporter isoform X1 — MKQSRQQHLREPVTPDLLVSPTSQDGELGSECPEDRGNWTGRLDFLLSCIGYCVGLGNVWRFPYRAYTNGGGAFLVPYFIMLAICGIPIFFMELSLGQFSSLGPLAVWKISPLFKGIGMGTILIVSLVAIYYNMIIAYVLFYLFASLTSDLPWQHCGNWWNTDLCLDHHIIKAGNTTFPVNITNTVSPSEEYWSRYVLHIQGSSGIGSPGRIRWNLCLCLLLSWTIVYLCILKGVKSSGKVVYFTATFPYLILVMLLIRGVTLEGAWKGIRFYLTPQFDHLLSSKVWIEAALQIFYSLGVGFGGLLTFASYNTFHQNIYRDTFIVTLGNAITSILAGFAIFSVLGYMSQELGVPVNQVAKAGPGLAFVVYPQAMTMLPLSPFWSFLFFFMLLTLGLDSQFAFMETIVTAVTDEFPYYLRPKKASFSAVICIALFLMGLILTTEGGMYWLVLLDDYSAGFGLMVVVITTCLVVTRVYGMKRFCRDIHMMLGFKPGPYFRACWTVLSPATMMALLVYNIVKYQPSKYGSYRFPVWAEVLGILMGVLSCLMIPVGMVVAVLREEGTPWERVQQASRPAMDWGPSLEENRTGMYVASLAGSQSPKPLMVHMRKYGGITSYENTAIEVDREMEEEEEEESIM, encoded by the exons atgaaGCAGAGCCGGCAGCAGCATCTCCGGGAG CCGGTGACGCCAGACCTCCTGGTGAGTCCCACCAGCCAGGACGGGGAGCTGGGCTCCGAGTGCCCAGAAGACAGAGGGAACTGGACGGGGCGGCTGGATTTCCTCCTCTCCTGCATCGGATACTGCGTGGGCCTCGGAAACGTCTGGAGGTTCCCCTACAGGGCTTACACCAATGGAGGAG GTGCTTTCCTGGTTCCTTACTTCATCATGCTGGCCATCTGTGGGATCCCCATCTTCTTCATGGAGCTGTCGCTTGGCCAGTTCTCCAGCCTGGGGCCACTCGCTGTCTGGAAGATAAGCCCTCTCTTTAAAG gcattGGCATGGGCACGATCCTCATCGTCTCCCTGGTGGCCATTTACTACAATATGATCATTGCTTATGTTCTCTTCTACCTCTTTGCATCCCTCACAAGCGACTTGCCCTGGCAGCACTGCGGCAACTGGTGGAACACTGACCTGTGCCTGGACCACCACATCATCAAGGCGGGGAACACCACCTTCCCCGTCAACATCACCAACACCGTCAGCCCCAGTGAGGAGTACTGGAG CCGGTACGTCCTGCACATCCAAGGGAGCTCCGGGATTGGGAGTCCCGGGAGGATCCGATGGAACTTGTGTCTGTGCCTGCTCCTTTCTTGGACTATCGTCTATCTGTGCATCCTAAAGGGAGTCAAATCCTCCGGCAAG GTCGTGTACTTCACAGCCACCTTCCCGTACCTCATCCTGGTGATGCTGCTCATCCGTGGCGTGACCCTGGAGGGGGCCTGGAAGGGGATACGGTTTTACCTCACGCCCCAGTTTGATCACTTGCTGTCTTCCAAG GTGTGGAtcgaagcagccctgcagatTTTCTACTCCCTTGGGGTAGGCTTTGGGGGCCTCCTCACCTTCGCCTCGTACAACACCTTCCATCAGAATATCTACAG GGACACCTTCATAGTGACCCTGGGCAACGCCATCACCAGCATCCTGGCAGGGTTTGCCATCTTCTCCGTTCTGGGATACATGTCCCAGGAGCTCGGGGTCCCTGTTAACCAGGTGGCAAAAGCAG GTCCTGGCCTGGCTTTTGTGGTGTACCCCCAGGCCATGACAATGCTCCCCCTTTCTCCATTCTGGTCTTTCCTGTTCTTCTTCATGCTGTTAACCTTGGGTCTGGACAGCCAG TTTGCCTTTATGGAGACCATCGTTACAGCAGTGACAGACGAATTTCCCTACTACCTACGGCCAAAGAAAGCTTCTTTCTCAGCTGTCATCTGCATTGCTCTCTTTCTGATGGGACTTATTCTCACAACAGAG GGTGGGATGTACTGGCTGGTTCTGCTGGATGACTACAGCGCTGGCTTTGGTCTCATGGTGGTAGTGATCACTACCTGCCTCGTGGTGACACGTGTCTATG gcATGAAGAGGTTCTGCCGAGACATCCACATGATGCTGGGCTTCAAACCAGGGCCCTACTTTAGAGCCTGCTGGACGGTCCTCTCCCCAGCAACAATGATG gctctgctggtgtacaACATTGTCAAGTACCAGCCCTCCAAGTACGGCAGCTACCGCTTCCCCGTGTGGGCCGAGGTCTTGGGCATCCTCATGGGAGTCCTCTCCTGCCTGATGATTCCTGTGGGCATGGTGGTGGCCGTGCTCCGAGAAGAAGGGACACCGTGGGAG CGAGTCCAGCAAGCCAGCCGGCCCGCCATGGACTGGGGCCCGTCGCTGGAGGAGAACCGGACCGGCATGTACGTGGCGAGCCTGGCTGGCAGCCAGTCCCCCAAGCCCCTGATGGTCCACATGCGGAAATACGGGGGCATCACCAGCTACGAGAACACGGCCATCGAGGTGGACcgggagatggaggaggaggaggaggaggagtccaTAATGTGA
- the SLC6A7 gene encoding sodium-dependent proline transporter isoform X2, with the protein MGTILIVSLVAIYYNMIIAYVLFYLFASLTSDLPWQHCGNWWNTDLCLDHHIIKAGNTTFPVNITNTVSPSEEYWSRYVLHIQGSSGIGSPGRIRWNLCLCLLLSWTIVYLCILKGVKSSGKVVYFTATFPYLILVMLLIRGVTLEGAWKGIRFYLTPQFDHLLSSKVWIEAALQIFYSLGVGFGGLLTFASYNTFHQNIYRDTFIVTLGNAITSILAGFAIFSVLGYMSQELGVPVNQVAKAGPGLAFVVYPQAMTMLPLSPFWSFLFFFMLLTLGLDSQFAFMETIVTAVTDEFPYYLRPKKASFSAVICIALFLMGLILTTEGGMYWLVLLDDYSAGFGLMVVVITTCLVVTRVYGMKRFCRDIHMMLGFKPGPYFRACWTVLSPATMMALLVYNIVKYQPSKYGSYRFPVWAEVLGILMGVLSCLMIPVGMVVAVLREEGTPWERVQQASRPAMDWGPSLEENRTGMYVASLAGSQSPKPLMVHMRKYGGITSYENTAIEVDREMEEEEEEESIM; encoded by the exons ATGGGCACGATCCTCATCGTCTCCCTGGTGGCCATTTACTACAATATGATCATTGCTTATGTTCTCTTCTACCTCTTTGCATCCCTCACAAGCGACTTGCCCTGGCAGCACTGCGGCAACTGGTGGAACACTGACCTGTGCCTGGACCACCACATCATCAAGGCGGGGAACACCACCTTCCCCGTCAACATCACCAACACCGTCAGCCCCAGTGAGGAGTACTGGAG CCGGTACGTCCTGCACATCCAAGGGAGCTCCGGGATTGGGAGTCCCGGGAGGATCCGATGGAACTTGTGTCTGTGCCTGCTCCTTTCTTGGACTATCGTCTATCTGTGCATCCTAAAGGGAGTCAAATCCTCCGGCAAG GTCGTGTACTTCACAGCCACCTTCCCGTACCTCATCCTGGTGATGCTGCTCATCCGTGGCGTGACCCTGGAGGGGGCCTGGAAGGGGATACGGTTTTACCTCACGCCCCAGTTTGATCACTTGCTGTCTTCCAAG GTGTGGAtcgaagcagccctgcagatTTTCTACTCCCTTGGGGTAGGCTTTGGGGGCCTCCTCACCTTCGCCTCGTACAACACCTTCCATCAGAATATCTACAG GGACACCTTCATAGTGACCCTGGGCAACGCCATCACCAGCATCCTGGCAGGGTTTGCCATCTTCTCCGTTCTGGGATACATGTCCCAGGAGCTCGGGGTCCCTGTTAACCAGGTGGCAAAAGCAG GTCCTGGCCTGGCTTTTGTGGTGTACCCCCAGGCCATGACAATGCTCCCCCTTTCTCCATTCTGGTCTTTCCTGTTCTTCTTCATGCTGTTAACCTTGGGTCTGGACAGCCAG TTTGCCTTTATGGAGACCATCGTTACAGCAGTGACAGACGAATTTCCCTACTACCTACGGCCAAAGAAAGCTTCTTTCTCAGCTGTCATCTGCATTGCTCTCTTTCTGATGGGACTTATTCTCACAACAGAG GGTGGGATGTACTGGCTGGTTCTGCTGGATGACTACAGCGCTGGCTTTGGTCTCATGGTGGTAGTGATCACTACCTGCCTCGTGGTGACACGTGTCTATG gcATGAAGAGGTTCTGCCGAGACATCCACATGATGCTGGGCTTCAAACCAGGGCCCTACTTTAGAGCCTGCTGGACGGTCCTCTCCCCAGCAACAATGATG gctctgctggtgtacaACATTGTCAAGTACCAGCCCTCCAAGTACGGCAGCTACCGCTTCCCCGTGTGGGCCGAGGTCTTGGGCATCCTCATGGGAGTCCTCTCCTGCCTGATGATTCCTGTGGGCATGGTGGTGGCCGTGCTCCGAGAAGAAGGGACACCGTGGGAG CGAGTCCAGCAAGCCAGCCGGCCCGCCATGGACTGGGGCCCGTCGCTGGAGGAGAACCGGACCGGCATGTACGTGGCGAGCCTGGCTGGCAGCCAGTCCCCCAAGCCCCTGATGGTCCACATGCGGAAATACGGGGGCATCACCAGCTACGAGAACACGGCCATCGAGGTGGACcgggagatggaggaggaggaggaggaggagtccaTAATGTGA